In Zingiber officinale cultivar Zhangliang chromosome 3A, Zo_v1.1, whole genome shotgun sequence, the DNA window TCGTTTATCCATGACAATCGGGTTATCATCTGAGTCATATTCTATCGCCCCTAAGTCCACTGCTTTGGCTGCAGCATACACCTCCTCATCTGAATCATACCCAGCGTGAAGAGCCTCTGATGCCAGAATCAACCCGGCATCCTTCTTCGATCGTAAGAAGCTCTCCACAGGGTCGTCCTCGTCCTCGTCATCATATCTTTCGCCCTTGTCCTTCGACATCGTAGAGGCAGGAGGCGGAACCCGGATCTCCTCCTGGATCCCCTCCATGAAGGCGTCGAGCGGGTCGATCTCGAGGTCGTCTCCGCCGCCTCCTGCAATAGGACGATCGGGAGAGTCGGACTGGTCGTAGTCGATGTTGTCGAGGTCCGCATCCTCATGGTTGTCTCCGCCGCCGCGGGAGGTAGGTGGGACGTAGAGGCGCTGCGGAGCCGGCGTTCTCTCGAAGTTGTAGGTGGCGGGGCGGTTGATCCCGAATCCCTCGAAACCAAACTTGCGCTTCGACATCTCTCCTCCTCGATTGGAAATTAGGGATTAGGGTTTGAACTCTGGATTCGGCAGCGGGGAGGCGGAGATGTGGAGATGGAGAGAAACCCTAATTTGGATTTGGGTTTTGTCAGTAAAATCCGTAACCCGAAGACCCGTTCACATGAGGAAAACGAAGTTTTTGTTTAGTTTTTAAGTCACTCAGAATATCCTCGATTGCTGTTTACGTGGAGTAATCCTATTGGTTAAGAGAGGATAAGAACGATCTCCTTTCTTCTTTAACTTCTTGTCTGTTCTTCCGTTCCTCCTCGGCCACACAGAGCGCTTTAACCATGGCAGCGGCCTCGTTCCCCGGGGCGGTCAAAGGGCTCGTCTCCGCCAAGGCGAGGCTCTCCGAGCCCCTACGAGGAGGTAGCAGGAGTCTCCTCGTCCTCTACCCGCGCAGAGGCGGCATGGCACTGGTGGCGTCGGCGACGCCGCTGGAGCTGTCGGAGAAGGTAGCGGAGAGCATTAAAAACGCAGAAGAGACGTGCGCCGGAGACGCGGCGAGCGGGGAGTGCGCCGCGGCGTGGGACGAAGTGGAGGAGCTGAGCGCGGCGGCCAGCCACGCGAGGGACAAGCTCAAAGCCAACTCCGACCCTCTGGATAATTACTGCAACGACAACCCCGAGACCGACGAGTGCCGTACCTACGAAGACTAGCTTTTCAATGGATTAATACTTCCGTAATTAGAAGCTTATTGGTATCAGTTGTTCATCAAGATTTGCTGCTTTTGGTATCTGTGTCGATCGTTGGGTTCTTGGAATGGGTGTTCCACGACAAATAAAATTTATGTTGTTGAAATTAAGGATTGTTAGATTTTGAAGATCAAGAGCATTATTCGTTGATCGAACAAACTATTTGTGCTTTGTTTCTGGTTTCCGTTGGTAATAAAAGAGGAACAATTTGTTAATGTCGATCAAATACAGAAGCAACAACAGCTCATGTTGCTTCTCTTATTATGGCATCCTTATTCACTGGAATTAATGGAAAGAAGAAACAAAGATGTGTACAAGAATTCAATCAATTGGAACTCGTGAAAGGGTAACGTAGACCAAATGGTTATTAACTTTATGATCTTTAAGCAGAGGTGGAAGTTTTTTCGCCGTGCTGTTGCGGCTGCGTCACCGCCGGCGCGCTCGGAGCGGGAAGAGGAAACTGAAGCCGCGGGCCGGCGGCATGAGCCTGTTGCTGCTGCTGCAGCCTCTGCATCTGCAACGCCGTGAGGTACACCCCGACTCCGAGGAGCACGGAGATTAGGCCGAAAATTCCGGCAGCCGCGAACAATCCCGGCCGGGTGACTTGGCATTCCGGCTTCGGCTTCCTCCAGTTGctgatgtggccggcctccacgCCGATGCCGATGAGGAGGAGAACCTCAGCGACGGCAAAGCAGATCCTGCACCAGCCAAGTGTTCAACTGATTGACAcgatgaaattatgaaattatttataaatattgtttcccaaaaaagtaaaattaagaTGAAATCACCAGGCGGTGAGGAAGAGGCAGCAGGCCTGCCGCGTGATGGTGGTGGCGGCGACGGCGGCGGTGGCCGGTGTGTGCGGATCGTGAGGTATCGCAGAGGGGGGCGGAGGCGGCTGTGACTGTGGCCAGGAGACATAGAACGGGTGCTTGGAAGACGAGTCAACGGCGACCAACAAGTAGGCGTGTTCTGCGAGCATAGCCACCGCCATCAGCAAGAATGCAGTGACGGCGCAGCCCAGCGGCGTCCGCCCGCTGCTGTCGTAGACGCACACGGAGCTCTTCCTCCCGTTGCCCTCCTCGCTCAGCGCGAACCACGTCGCCTGCGGACACCAATCACGGGTCATGTGTTTCGTTCGAGAAACTAAATCAGATCAAGTGTTCGCCTAATTGCCTCTGAGCGGGAGGCCTCGGCGGCGAGACAGAGCACGAAGGCGACGAGGCCGGCAATCACGGAAAGGAAGACGAAGAGGAGGGCGAACTGACTGCCGAGCTCAGATCGCCAGCGCCACTGCGTCTTCTGCGAAAGGTCGGCGTGCGAAACGGCCATGGAGGTCGAGGGTATAGCCTGCGCTTAGTTCTCTCTGAGACGGATTGCATGGGGCTGGAGACACGAATGGTATATAGAGATGTTGATCGAGGTAGGACAAAAGAAGAAGACAGGAATCCAAATGAATCGAATTCATGGAATTGCTTCAGCCTGGTGGCTGCGTTGCTTGGTTCAGAGAGATGCCTTGGCTCTAATTCAGGGGGAATTGCAGAGGAAAAGCTACCAGCTGAGTTCGGTTTTGCTGCAACAcaggaaaagagaagaagaaaggcacCAAGTGGAAGACAAAGTTCTTTTTCTTCTCTGTCGAATTATTTTTTCGACCCCTTTTAAATAAACCCGGCCGAATGAATAAACCCGGCCCACTATTGCGGTTCACAAGTCCGATTACATTCGGAATTCAGATACCCTAGACTGGGGCCCGGTTAGGGTTTTCTAGCTCACTATAAATATTCGATGGTGCCTCTATCGCACACTCTTCGGATCTCTCTGCGGCCGCTGGGGGCGAACTCTAGAACCAACCATGGTTCACGTCAGTTTCTACAGAAACTGTAAGTCTTCCTTCTACTCTAAGAATTTGCCTTCGGATTTTGTTTGTTATCCTCAAATGGATCTACTCTGTTCAGGGATTCctaatttttcatgttttttttagaAGTGTAGGCTATCTGTTGCGGAGATCTGTTTTCTATTTCGATTTTAGCGTTTGTGTTATCTGCGATCTGGAATTTCTGGTTGGCCTTTGATCTTCCTTGATAAATTGAATAgtcttttttctttaaaaaaaaaatcaaaatttcatgaCTGATATTAAGAATTGTAGCTGTTAAACCTAGCCGCACTATAAATTTGCAGATGGGAATATATTTAAGAAGTCCCGTCAACTTAGATCCTCCTTGCTAAATTgaatattctttttaaaaaatcaattttcttgatTAATATTAAGAATTGTAACCGGTAAACCTTGGAACACTATAAATTTTCAGATGGGAAGACATTTAAGAAGCCTCGTCGTCCCTATGAGAAGGAGAGGCTTGATGCGGAACTGAAGTTGGTCGGTGAGTATGGGCTTCGCTGCAAGCGGGAACTCTGGAGGGTGCAGTATGCACTGAGCAGGATTCGAAATGCTGCAAGGGAGCTTTTGACACTTGATGAAAAGAACCCTCGTCGTATTTTTGAAGGAGAGGCTCTCCTTCGCCGGATGAACCGCTATGGACTCCTTAATGAAGGACAGAACAAGCTTGATTATGTCCTTGCCCTCACTGTTGAGAACTTCTTGGAGCGTCGTCTTCAGACTCTTGTCTTTAAGTCAGGGATGGCAAAGTCTATTCACCATGCAAGGGTCCTCATCAGACAGCGCCATATAAGGTATatgtttcctttttttctttaattgatgggtttaattttatgaaaattgTAATTTGTAAATTATCtcataaaaatagtttttttctgTTCATTTTCTTTGGGGAAGATCGAGGCAGTAGATAGAGTGTCCTATCAAAATTATATACTTACCTAGCAAACTGATAAGTATTTTAAGTTTGTCAACTAACGTGGTTTCTGAAATCTAAATATGGTAGTTAACAGTCATGTCTTTGTCATTGTAATAGATCTTCCTCATTAAACTGTGTTGTTGCTCATTTGACAATGAGCAGCACACTGCTGCTGCAGTGGTCTTCAGTTCATTCCTGTAATGGTTCTACATATTAGCTTCTTTTATTGACAATAAGCTAAACTttttctcatttctcttcttttaTATACAATTGGTTCTCTTCATGTTAATCCCCCCTATTATAATTTATCTTGCTACTATTTTGATAAGTCTAAATCTTGCAAGTGACAACATTTGTATCCTTctaatttgctaaaaatatttagGTGAGCCTATTGTTTTCTGTAAACTTCATTTTATATGGAATTATGAATCATAAATAAGAACAACTAATACTATACTACTGAACTTGCACAAGTTTTGTTCCTTTATCTCCTCACTCTACACTTCACTTGATATTTTAACACGATGTTGGTCTTTGATACTTGCAAACGATCCTTGCAGAGTTGGTAGGCAGGTGGTCAACATCCCATCATTCATGGTGAGGGTTGATTCAGGAAAGCACATCGACTTCTCCTTGATGAGTCCATTCGGTGGTGGCCGCCCTGGAAGGGTGAAGAGAAAGAACCAAAAGGCTGCGGCAAAGAAGGCTGCTGGCGGtgatgatgaagaagatgaagaatgaGCAATATGCATCACAAATGTGATGGTTTGGTTTTACTACTCCCCTATTTAACCAGTTTATGCTGATTTTGTTGTCAGTTTCTTCTGAACCTTTTGAGTTAGCACCTTATCTTCCCCTCTCTGGAACTCTTGGAGTTTTACTTTAAACTTGGTTTTTTGGAATCTGATGAATCTTATATTGTTTAGACACCAGCCATTTCATATTTAATATTAGATCTGAGAATGCTGATTgctttcatttgtattttttagATATGCTGATTgctttcatttgtattttttttatttatgtaggTGTAGTGAAAAATTTTTGTAGGGTTGAGTCTGTCATTTCATATCTAATATTATCtagttcattatttttttttaaatttacattTCATTGTGTTGTTTTCTTAAATCATTTTGACTTGACAAAGCATCCAAATGGCCATTTAGTTTGTTCTATTTGTTATAAAGAGCAATTGATGTTCTTGAACATTAGTCTATTGTCGAGAATATCCATCTTATACAGGAATTGTTGTGGAAATGTGTACTCAAAGTGAATTTCCAAAAAGCACTTGATCTGGTGGATTGGTCATTTTTATTTATTGCTCTTTGAGAATTTGAATTTTATCAGCAGTTCGTTGGATGGATTGAGGAGTGTATCAGCCCCTCTCCTACTCGGTGACTATCGATCAAACTATGTACGATTTCTTCAAAGGGAGAAGGGGTTTGTGGCAAGGGGATCCGCTCTTCCCTCCTCTTCAGACATTGTTTGAAGGTCTTCTCGAGGTCGCTTAAAGACACCTCACTGCTGCTAGGCTATCACTTCTTCAAAGGGAGAAGGGGTTTGTGGCAAGGGGATCCGCTCTTCCCTCCTCTTTAGACATTGTTTGAAAGTCTTCTCGAGGTCGCTTAAAGACACCTCACTACTGCTAGGCTATCACTTCCATCTCGTGTGTGTCGGTCCGGAGTTTACTCACTAAGCTTATGCAAATGACCTGCTACTCTTCGCACGGGCCGATGAGTCAACAATTACGGCGATAGCGAACTTCGGATAATGGGCTGGTTCTCCCTAATCGCAGCAAGTCGAATTTATAGATCACACAATAGCCCGGTTGCTCGAGATCATGGAATTTCAGTGCGAAACATTTTCATTCCGCTATCTTGGCATTCCTCTTGCGGCAGATAAATTATGAACCAGCAACCACGGACCTTTGATGGAGGCTATTAGCTTCTTGGCCCAAGCAAACCTTGTCACACATCGTTGGCAAGCTCTAATTGGTAAAAACGGTGCTTCAACACATCGTTGGCAAGCTCTAATTGGTAAAAACGGTGCTTCAAGATATCGAATGCTTTAGTTTTTCACCTTACCGATTTGTAGTGATCAATAAGATATATACTATTTGTCACTATttatatgatcctccaaacatcCACTAATCTCTTGGACAGTAGTAATATGTTTTGTGAAATATGAAGGCGGATATGGATTGCACGACTTACGGACGCCTCCTATCCAAGTCTTATGGAATATTTAGTGGAAAAAGGATTCACTTTGGATCTGATAGGTCCATCAAACCAAGCTGGTTGCCTTATACCGCCAACCAGCTTGCTGGCTGGTTCGATTTCAAGCTGCGACATGATGTTAAGGCAGCATACCACTGCATCAAGCCACGGAGCACAGAGAAAAGAGGGCAACGGTTGTATGGAAGTCGTATCTCATGTCAAAGCACCAATTCTTCACGTGACAACTAGCGAATAGCAAGGTTTGGATCAAAACAAGCTGGCGTATGTAGTTTGCAAGACATGTCCGCTGTGCCAACGGACATACGAGATCACGGATCATCTTTTCTTTGGTTGTTCCATAGTTAAACCTTTATAGAACAAGGCAGGCACGAATCTGGCTACACATCAGCGGCTCATTTGGCAGTGTCGGATGTGTTGGATAGCTTGGGACGAAGTTTCCAAAGTCTGGGTCATTTATACTAATAGTTAGTAGTCATTCATTATTTATCTCTTCTGTATTAATCTAAAACCAAATTGATTGATTGACGAAAGTGCAGAGGATGAACAAATCATCTTTTAACATATGAATAACTTGGGACGACAATATCCTAGGTATAACTGACTCAACAAAGTTTGGGTATCTTGATATCTCTTATATGTTTTATTTAATTTGGCAAACTCATAATAAATGTCAATATAAAAGTCGTGTGCCTAACTAAGATATGTTTAGGGAAGTATAAACTCATgtatttcgattttttttttagtaGTTTGCATATAAGACCTAAAAGGAATCAATACAAtttatctatataaaaaaaattaaaatagttgttgtatcatcttccttcttcaTGTATAGTAGCCGTGGATTCccttattttaaaattagttttagaattattttaaaattttaaaatattctttgagattttcaaaattttatttaaaattaatattaattttgataatttatttaaaattaatactttattgatttgaatattaattaactaaaaatataaattttaaatttaatttttttttcatgttttattataATTTACTTATACTTTTTATTtgtgtaaaaataataaaaaatagacattataattatattaattaattatcagtttaattaaattatttattaatttatataatatgtttacataattataatttatagaatttatatattatttattaaaaattataatttatttactTAGATATTAATTTGGAAAATAgttaataaaacaaataaataagcaTTATAACAATAACAAGTTAATTGAAGAAAAATCTCGAATCACAACTTTAATTTTGTATAAAGTCTCCATGTAAAGTTTTGTCAAACATTGTTACTTAATTACCTCTCGTATTTTCTAGGTacaaaaagtttaaaaataattataatttcttttaaattcaacactttaaatTAGCATCGAGTATATTTTATATCAAAATTGTCCTTAgtacaaaaaatctaaaaatgagtataatttcgaTTAAATTCAGTATTTTAAACTATAATCGAGCAAATTGAGCATCACTTTTTTCTTGCTTAGTATAATATTTCCTAAATTTAGAATTATTTAaagagaatctagtatattttttattcaatTGCGCATTATTTGAAGAGAATCCAGTATATTTTTCATCCGATTGAAATGGAAAAAGAGAttgtgctcaatttaatagaaaatatactaaattctaatttaacgtgttgaatttaagaggaattatactaatttttagtttttttatatctaaaaatatGATGGGTAATTGGCTAAATTGGTATCCATTATATTGGTTAGGGAGGGAAAATAAAGCTTTTTTAACATTAGGATTGCTCGTAAAGTTTAGATTGTGATTGACGACTATGTAAAATTTCCCTTATAACAagatattttcttttttatttgatataaataataatgttaaaaatattattttatatttaataattatataaattaataattaatttatataatatatttatatacttaagaGTTTATAAATATACAGTAGATTAAATATTAAGGGGGTGCTTGGTTAGATAGAATGAGAGTAAGGAATGGGAATGAGATTGAAAGTGAGTGTTTGGTTTGGGAGATTAGTGATGGGTCTCATGGATTCATTACCCTAAACATGAGAATGAGTCATTCCCTAATAAAAGGAGGGGAATGGGAaagctcccatttccattctctaTTTTTATAAATCTCATTCTTATTCTCGTTCCTTTCAATGAACCAAGCACCCCCTAACatctatatatggatattgcatttcaaaatcaaattgattttgaagatttcaaattaatttgtttaaaaaaaatattttaattatttataaaattttaaatctatatacaattttttaaaattattttttaaaaaaaatatatttaatatattttttaaaaataagatttaattaaaatatttttttaacttttgttttttttttaaattttcaataataataataaatataaagttACGTATTATAATTATACCAATTAATTAACGGTTGATTTTTTATATGAACTTTCTGTTTATTTTACCGTGCATACATGCGTAAAtctcaaaaataaattcaaagtttgggatttttttttatatttaatattataattcagTTCTTAATAATAAAATCTTAAATGCCATATCAGTAAAATCTTAAATGGCGTACCCTGTGTAAATCTTTTCCTCGCCGCCCCTCTTCCCTCTCCGTGACGCCTTCTCGCCGAGACTCTTCCCTCTGCTCGACGACGTCCTCGCCGCGACTCTACTCTTCCCTCTCCTCGACGCCGTCCCCTGTGCGCGACGCTTTGTGAGCACCGCCGCCGGGCGCCGTTCCTCTCCCGGTGAGCTTTCTCCTGACTTTCTTTTTATGGTTTGGGTTTCTTCTTCAAAAACGCTGTTTTGACTTAATTTCTGCGAGGGAAGCATCTTCATCTTCAGATCTTCTAAAACATGCTCTAAGTACTCACTCTATCATCTTTTGCCTCAACTATGATTTAGTGCCCATTGCTTCACTGATTAGACCTCTCTTTTCATGCACTGGTTTTAAATTCTTGGTTTTACTTCACTCGCGCACTGTGCTGTGCCGGTAGGGTACCGGTCCCAGAACAATAAAAACCGTCAGTTTCGGGTGGTACGGGTCGGTACTTCAAACGCTGGATGTAACTACACTatgatgtt includes these proteins:
- the LOC122051424 gene encoding calvin cycle protein CP12-1, chloroplastic-like, translating into MAAASFPGAVKGLVSAKARLSEPLRGGSRSLLVLYPRRGGMALVASATPLELSEKVAESIKNAEETCAGDAASGECAAAWDEVEELSAAASHARDKLKANSDPLDNYCNDNPETDECRTYED
- the LOC122051422 gene encoding uncharacterized protein LOC122051422 — encoded protein: MAVSHADLSQKTQWRWRSELGSQFALLFVFLSVIAGLVAFVLCLAAEASRSEATWFALSEEGNGRKSSVCVYDSSGRTPLGCAVTAFLLMAVAMLAEHAYLLVAVDSSSKHPFYVSWPQSQPPPPPSAIPHDPHTPATAAVAATTITRQACCLFLTAWICFAVAEVLLLIGIGVEAGHISNWRKPKPECQVTRPGLFAAAGIFGLISVLLGVGVYLTALQMQRLQQQQQAHAAGPRLQFPLPAPSAPAVTQPQQHGEKTSTSA
- the LOC122051423 gene encoding 40S ribosomal protein S9-2-like, with the translated sequence MVHVSFYRNYGKTFKKPRRPYEKERLDAELKLVGEYGLRCKRELWRVQYALSRIRNAARELLTLDEKNPRRIFEGEALLRRMNRYGLLNEGQNKLDYVLALTVENFLERRLQTLVFKSGMAKSIHHARVLIRQRHIRVGRQVVNIPSFMVRVDSGKHIDFSLMSPFGGGRPGRVKRKNQKAAAKKAAGGDDEEDEE